One Candidatus Dormiibacterota bacterium genomic window, GTGGAACGCCTCTAACGCTCGCATCGCACTAAAGCGCGGCTCGCGTGGGCCGGCGGGCCCGGAGAGGCTCTAGCTCGTCTGATCGCGCCGATCGGGAAAGGTGATCGGCTGGCTCTGTCGGCGACGTTCGACGACACCGCTGAGCACGAAGAGGAAGATCACCTGCACGAGAAAGTAGAGCGCGACGATCAGGTCGATCACGGTGGTCAGGCTCCCGCCCGTTTCGCGCATGTTGCCCACTGCGAGACCGAAGAAGAGGAACGAGCATAAGTACGTAATCAGCGCGATGGCGTAGATCGCGTTTTTCCAGATCTGTCGGTTGGCCAGCAGCCGGTTGAGCCCGCGCGGAGCGGCCTCGTAGCTCAATTGTCTTGTCTGCATTTCCATTTGTGGCCTCTCAGCTCACTGTGCTGCCCGGACTCACACGAGCCGGCGCCCGGCGTAACGCCCGGGCTGAGGATGGTTGTCCCGTCGGGCGCGAGCGTGGAGGTATCGGTGAGGTGGTTGAACTCGTAAGTGACGTCGTTGAAGGCACCCTGGAGCTGGGCGCCCGCCAGGATGACAACGGCGAATGTGATGGTGGCCAGCAAGACCATGAGAAATGCATATTCGATTAGCGCCTGGCCAGACTGTCTCCGCCGTCTCTTCATGACTTAGAACGACGGTAGCACCGGTTTCCAGCCGAACCATCCGCCGTTCGGACCTAATTGAGGCGCGCGCAACTAACGGTTGCCGTTACGACAGTCGATCGAAGCCGGCACGCAGCTGCTGATAGCTGACCGTAAGGCTTTCGTTAAGGAGTTTTGTGTCGGCGACGATGGGCATGAAGTTCGTGTCGCCGTCCCACCGTGGCACCACGTGCTGATGAACATGGTCGGCGACGCCCGCCCCGGCCGTCTTGCCGGCGTTGATGCCGAGGTTGAAGCCCTGCGGCGAAAGCACCTGCCGCAACACACGAAGTGCGCGTTGCGTCAACGCCATCACCTCGTTCGCGGTGGCAGCCGGCAGGTCTTCGATACTCGCAAGATGCGCGTTGGGCGCAATCATCAGATGTCCGTTGTTGTACGGGTAGCGATTCAGGATCGCCAGGGCCAGCTCGCCGCGGGCGACCACTAGAAGCTCGGCATCGTGCGATCCATCGGCGGCGGCCGCCTCGCAGAAGAAGCAGCCCAAGGGTTTGGGCCCCTTGATGAACTCCATTCGCCAGGGCGCCCACAGGTGCTGCATCGTCTGCATCATAGGGCGCGTTCTCCCGGATTTTGCGACGACAGTTACACAAAAACGTGTATACTACTGGGGTGGCGTTTGCGAGCGCTGCTCTCGATCCGAAGAGTTCGCTAAACTTGACCCTCGACCCGCGCATGTGGGGCCGTGGCGCAGCTGGGAGCGCGATTGCATGGCATGCAATAGGTCACGAGTTCGAATCTCGTCGGCTCCACCACTCCTTTACTGACATGGCCAGAACTGTCACTCCCGTCTACGATCCGCAGGCGATCGAGCCCAAGTGGCGCGAGGCCTGGAAGAAGGCAGGCCTCTTTCGGGTCACCGAGGACTCGAGCAAGGCGAAGTTCTACAACCTGGTCATGTTCCCCTACCCCTCAGGGCCGTTGCACATGGGGCACTTCCGAAACTATGTGATCGGCGACGCCTTTGCCCGCTACAAAGTCATGCGCGGCTTCAATGTGCTGAACCCGTTTGGTTGGGACGCGTTTGGTCTCCCTGCGGAGAACGCCGCCATCCAGAGCGGCATCCCGCCGAGGGTGTCGATCGAAGGCAACATTGCCATCTCCAAGCACGAGCTCGAGATCATGGGCGTCCTCTATGCCTGGGAGCGCGAGGTCACCACCTGCAACGAGGACTACTACCGCTGGACCCAGTGGCTCTTCCTGAAATTCATGGAGATGGGCATCGCCTACAAGCAAAAGGCGTGGGTCAACTGGTGTCCGAAGGACAACACCGTGCTCGCCAATGAGCAGATCGTCAACGGCGTCTGTTGGCGCTGCGGGACCAAGCCGACGAAGATCGAGCTGGAGCAGTGGTTCTTCCGAATCACCGCCTTTGCGCAGCGATTACTCGACGACTTGAGTAAGCTCGATCGCTGGCCGGAGCGCGTCAAGGTGATGCAGGCCAACTGGATCGGGCGTAGCGAAGGCGCCGACCTGGACTTTGCCGTCGAGGGCAACGGCAGGCTCCAGGTCTTCACCACTCGGCCGGACACGGTCTTTGGCGCAACCTTCATGGTCATTGCCCCCGAGCATGAGCTCGTTCGGAAGATCGTCACGCCGGAGCAGCGCGCCGCCGTCGACGCGTACATCGAGCGCACCAAGGCGGAGACCGAGATCGAGCGCCTCTCGACGGAGCATGAAAAGACGGGGGTCTTTACTGGCGCCGATGCCATCAACCCGTTTACCAACGAGCGCATCCCGATCTGGATCGCGGACTATGTCCTCGCCACTTATGGCACGGGCGCGATCATGGGCGTCCCCGCCCACGACGCGCGGGACTTCGAGTTCGCCAGGAAATATCAGCTGCCGATTCGTGAAGTCATCAGCGCGACGCCGAAGCCGTCCGCCAGGGCACTGGAGGCCGCGTTCGAGACCTACGACGGCTTCCTGGTCAACTCCGGCCCGTATAGCGGCCTGCGCGTGAAAGACGGCACGACGAAGATCATCGCCGAGGCTGAACGTCGTGGCATCGGCAAAGGGACCGTCATCTACCGGTTGCGCGATTGGTTGGTCTCGCGCCAGCGCTACTGGGGTGTGCCGATCCCCATCATCTATTGTCCGGATCACGGCATCGTCACGGTGCCCTACGACCAGCTGCCGGTGCGGCTACCCGAGAACGTCGCGTTTCGATCCGACGGTCAGAATCCGCTGTTGCACACGCCGTCGTTCGTCAACACCACCTGCCCGAAATGCGGCAAGCCGTCGCGCCGCGAGACCGACACCATGGACACCTTCGTCGACTCATCCTGGTACTTCCTGCGCTATGCCGACCCCAACAACGACGCGCTGCCCTTCGACAAGCGCAAGGCAGACCACTGGATGCCGGTCGAGCAGTACACCGGTGGCATCGAACACGCCATCCTGCACCTGCTCTACTCGCGGTTTTTCATGAAGGCGCTCTTTGACGCGGGGATGGTGTCGGTGGACGAGCCGTTCATGGCGCTCTTCACCCAGGGGATGATCCATCGCAACGGCGCCGTGATGTCCAAGTCCAAGGGCAACGGCATCACGCCCGACTACATCGTCGAGAACTACGGGGCCGACACCGGGCGCGTGTACGAGCTCTTCATCGGCCCGCCCGACCAGGACGCGGAGTGGAACGATCGTGGCGTCGATGGCGTGGCGCGTTTCCTGAATCGCGTCTGGCGGCTGGTGCTCGGCGAGGAAGACGAGGTCGTGGCCGGCGCTCCCGCTGTCTCGTCGCGTGACCTGATGCGAAAACTGCACGAGACGATCGACAAGGTGACGCATGACGTCGACGCGTTTCATTTCAACACGGCGATCTCGGCCTTGATGGAGCTGGCCAACCGGATGCAGGACTACCTGCAGGGCGGTGGGCAGCGGGACGATGCCTGGGAGGCCACCGCCCTCGGCATGACCCGCTTGCTGGGGCCGTTTGCGCCGCACCTGTCCGAGGAGCTCTGGCAGCGGCAGGGAGGAGAGGGGCTGCTCGTCTTTCAGCCCTGGCCCGAGGTGGACGCGTCGCTGCTCCGCCGGCCGCAGGTCACGATCGTCGTCCAGGTCGATGGTCGGCTTCGCGACCGGATCGAGATGCCGGCCGGCGCCGCCCAGGCCGATGCACAGGAGCGGGCACTGCGAAGCGCCAACGTCGCGCGTGCGCTGAACGGCCGGCGGCTCGCGCGCGCCGTCTACGTTCCCGACCGGCTGATCAACCTGGTCACCGAGTAGGTCGACAACCCTGATGACGATCGAGGCGTCCGCGTGCGCGTCAGATTAGGTCTAGGCAAGCAGACAAATATGTGGCGAGCGGCGGGCCGCGGCTGGCTCTACCGGCATGACTGGCAGGTGGCCGCTGCGCTGGCGGTCGCGATCCTCGGCGCCGTTGGCTTCATGCTCTGGCCGCGGCCGCTCCCCGTGGCGGTGGCGCCCACCGCCATCTCGGCGAACGACGTCGAGGCGGCCCAGGAAAAGACGGTCATCGTCTACGTCACGGGCGCCGTCCGCAACCCTGGCCTCTACACGCTGGTGGCAACGCTGCGCGTCAGTGACGCGATCGTCGCCGCAGGCGGGCTCACGGAAAACGCCGACCCTGCGTGCCAGCCCAACCTGGCAGCCCATCTCAAAGATTCCATGCAGGTCGTGGTGCCGCCGGCCGGTCATTGCGCCAAGGCAAAGAAGGCCAAGCTGGATATCAACACGGCGACGCGGGAGCAGCTGCTTCAGGTGCCAGGAATGGATGCGGCGCTCGCCGACGCGATCATCAGGTTCCGGCAAGACTACGGCAGCTTCACCGCGCTGACGGAGCTCAAGTCGGCGATGGGACTGGACGCCGCCACCTATAAGCAACTGGCCAAGATCCTGATGGTGAACTGAGGCCCCCACCCCGGCCCTCCCCCGCAAGCGGGGGAGGGAGGTCCGGAAATTCGCCCGCAAAAAGGGAGGGAGGTCGATGGCCCTGGTGGGGCCTGGCCGCGGTGCTGACTGGGTGGACCGTCGGCGTCATGGCGGCCGTGCTACTCAGCCCGCTGCGCGTGTGGTTGGCGCTGGCGGCCGGACTTGCCGGCGCCGTGGCTCTGATCGATCGCCGCCTCGCACTGCTGGCCGGCCTGTCCCTAGCGGCGTTCCTGATGGGCGCGGGCCGCGCTACTCTCGCGCCAACGGTCGCGCTTCCCGCTGAGTTCGCCGGGCAGACCGTTTCCGTTTCCGGAATCGTCGATGACGATCCGGTCGAGCGCAAAGCCAGCCGTCGACTGGTCGTGCGCCTGGATCACGTGCTTACCGGCGCGGGACAAACACCGGCTGGCTGGCGGATCGAGGCCATCGTCTACGGCATGACACCGGTGAGCTACGGAGACGTGGTGCTGCTCAGTGGCGAGATCCAGGTGCCGCCCCGCTTCGAGCAGTTCGATTACCGCGCCTACCTGGCCGAGCAGGGCATCGCCGGCGTCATGCCGTCAGCGCGACTGGTCCGCGTGACATCGCACGGCGGCGACGCGCTGCACGCCGGGCTGCTCGCGATTCGGCATGCGGTGATCGATGCCGTGGATCGAGCGCTGCCAGAACCGCAGGCCGCGCTGCTGCTGGGCGTGGTCTTCGGCTACCGTGCCGCGCTACCTCCGGTCCTACAGCAGCAGATGATCGCCAGCGGACTGATTCACATCGTCGTGATTTCCGGGCTGAAAGTCAGCTTGCTCGCGCGGATCGTGCATCAGACCCTTGGTCGCGTCGCGCCGCGAGCGGCGCCGTTGATCGCGGTCGGGGCGATGTCCGCCTATGCGCTCCTGGCCGGAGCGTCAGCGGCGGCCTTGCGCGCGGCCGCTATGGGGATCCTGGTCGTCATCGCGGGCCGGCTGCGCCGCGACAGCCATGTGTTTGTGTCATTGGCGTTTACAGCGGCCGTGATGCTCGCCTTGAAGCCGGCACTCGCCGCCGATGTCAGTTTTCAACTGTCGTTTGCCGGCACCATTGGGATCGCGGCCATGACGGATCGGATCGCGGCCCGGCTCGCCTGGATCCCACCCGTGCTGCGCGATCCGTTCGCGGCGACCATCGCCGCCGAGGCCGCAACCTGGCCGCTGATGCTCGCCAACTTTCATCAGCTGTCGCTCATTGGCCCGGTGGCCAACGCACTTGTCCTGCCGCTGCTCCCCGCGGTGATGATGGTTGGCGGCGCCGGCGCGTTGCTCGGCAGCCTCCTGGCGGCGGCGGGCTGGCCGCTGTTGCAGGCGGCCGGGTTGATCACCAGCTGGTACGGGGTGGTGATCGAGAGCCTGGGCAGCCTTCCGATCGCCGCGATCACCATGCCGTACTTTCCGGGACGCTGGCTCGCCGCGGCCATGGTCGTCAATGGCGGTGCGCTCGCCGGCGTGAAGCTGCGTCAGTTCTTCTGGCGACAGCGAGTCTGGGCCGTGCTGGGTGCCGCCGGCATCGCGACCGTGGCCCTGCTGCTGATCCGCCCCGACGGACGCGTGCATGTCTACGCGCTCGACGTCGGGACCGGGTCGGCCGTCCTGGTGCGAACCGCGAACGGCCACCAGCTGCTGATCGACGCCGGGCCTGATGCGGACAAGCTCGCCCAGGCCATGGGACGCGCGCTGCCACCAACGGCGAGGACGATCGACACCTGGCTGATCACCGGGGGCCGGCGCGTGAATCTTGCGGCGGCGGCCGCGGTATTGGGCCGCTTCCAGATCGGCTCGATGGTTATCGCCGACCCGGATCCCTGGAGCGCGACGCTTCGCGCCCTCGTGCAGCAGGCGCAGTCTTCCGGCATCCCGGTTGTCTCTGGGAACCAGCCGGTCGCTTTCGACGGGGTGACGATGAGTCTGGCCAGTGATGGACGCAGCTGGCTGATTGCCGACGGGCAGGCGCTCCTCGCGGTGGTGCCGCCCGAAACGAGCTGGTCATCGTTGCCGGCCGGCGTCGGTGGCGCGATCTTTACCAGTGGTGGACCGGCCGTCTGGCAGGGACCCGGTCAGGGATTCAGTGTCATCCAAGTTTCATCGAGCAGTCGTGACGGCCTCCCCGTGCGCGCCTTCCTGCGCGCCTTGACGGGCGCGGCTCTGTATCGCACTGACCGCGTTGGCACCGTCGAGCTAATCGAAACCGGAGGTGCGTTCAGCGCAGCACCGTAGCCGCTCGACTCAGATCGGATCCGGCGGCGTGAACTTCTTGGCGATGTCGGGAAAATCCTCGAGCTTCCACGCGAGCTTCCCCGTTCTGAGGTCGTTCACTACGCTCTCGACCCATTTCAGCTCGGCTGCCGTGACGGTGCGGACGTACTCCGTCTCGAGGAGGAACAGACGCGGCGGACCGGACTCATTGTGAAGCTCTCGATCGAGTTCCCCGATGCTTTCCAGGAGAAGCCACGCTCGTCTGTCGAGTGCGGAGAGCGCCTCGCGGGGCGTCAGCCCAAAGACGAAGGAGAGGGCCGCGGGAAACTCCGGGAACTCGTTGCGCGGGGTGATCAGCATCTCGGTGAGCCACTCGCGGCCCACCGGAGTCCGTCCTCGGTCAGTCGAAGTCTTCGCCTGGTATGTCGCGCTCGGCTGGATCGCCTTCCGGTCGAAGCCAGCCGCAGCTAGCGCGTCGAGGCTGCGAGCGCAACCGTGAAGTGCGTGGCGCGATCGTCGAAGCGATTCAGAAGGTCGCGGACGACCGGCTCGACGACGGCGTGCTCGTAGTCGTCACCGGCGAACGCCTTGACGGCGTCGATCGAGTCCCAGATCGTCGCGACGACAAGCTCGGTTTCGTTTCGGCCTGGTCGGGTCAGCACCCTGGCGTCGACAAAGCCATCCATGGTGCGTAAATGCGGCAGCACGGAGCTTGGGAAATGCTCATCGCAGTAGCGATCGACACCGGCCTGGGTCCCGTATCCCTTCCAGACGCGAACGATCTGACCGGCCATCGTCGACCTCCTGAGTTTCAATTCCACTGGGTCACCCGTCGCCACAAAGAACTAAAGTAAATCAATGGCACGCGTATCACCGGAACAATTCGCGGATCCCGTCGTCGACGCCGCGCTCGCTGACAAAGCCGGCCAGGGCCGGGCGATCCTGGCGGGCGGCTGTTTCTGGTGTGTCGAGGCCGTTTATAAGAACCTCGAGGGGGTCTCCTCGGTGAAGTCCGGCTACGCGGGTGGCACCAAAGAGACGGCGGACTACGAGACCGTCTCGAGTGGCACCACCGACCATGCCGAGTCCGTCGAGGTCGTGTATGACCCCAGCCGGATCAGCTATGGCCAGATCCTGAAAGTCTTCTTTGCCATCGCGCACGATCCGACACAGCTCAATCGTCAGGGGCCCGACACCGGGCGCCAGTATCGATCGGCGATCTTCTACACGGACAGCGAACAACAGCGCGTCGCTCAGGCCTATATCGACCAGTTGAACAAGGCCCATGTCTTTGATCAGCCGATCGTCACCGAGGTCGTGCCGCTGGAGGCCTTCTACCAAGCCGAGACCTACCACCAGGACTATGCGGCGCGCAACCCGTTGAACCCGTACATCGTTTTCAACGCGCAGCCCAAAGTGCGAAAGCTGCGCTCGTACCAGGAAGCGAAAGAAAAGATCGGCAAGCGCTAGTCGGCGGTCCGACGCGAGGGGCTTCGCCTGGTCGGGCGGCTCTGCCTCACCGGCTTCGCCGCCTTAGCGGGTTTCGGCGCTTGCCGGGTCGATGCCCAAAGGTACAGGCTCGCCAGGCTGCGGTTCGGTCGCCATTTCTCGCCGATCGCATCGACCTCGCCTGGCGTGGGCAGGTGGTCCAGCCGGCAGAGGCGCTGAACCGCGGACCGAATCCCGAGGTCGCCAATCGGGAGAACGTCGGGTCGCTCGAGGTTGATCAGCAGAAACATATCCGCCGTCCAACGCCCGAGCCCGCGGCTGGCCGTGATCTGGGCGCGCACCTCGTCATCGGAAAGCCTGTCCAGGTGGTCGACCTGGAGCTCGCCCGAAATGATGTGCTCGGCCAGCGACCGAAGGTACTCAACTTTCCGCTGAGACAGCCCGACGCTTTTGAGATCGCTGGGGTCCAGCGCCAGCAGCTCCGCGGGGGACGGCATTCGGTCACCGAAGCGCTCGGTGAGCCGGCCGGCGATGGCGCGGGCCGCGAATCCCGAGATCTGCTGGCCGATGATCGAATAGACGAGCACGCTGAAGGGATTGCCGAGCGGCCGCGCACGGCGCCAGGCCGTGGCATCGACAGGTTCCGTCGCCTCGATGAGGCGCGCCATCTTCGGGTCGCTGGCCTTCAGCGCAGCCAGTGGCTTGTCCGTCACAGTCGATACGATAGCCGCATGCGGGCGACATCGACGGATCTACTTCGAAGGCTCGCGGAAAGTGACGAGATCGAGATCGAGACGCGCCGCGACTCTAAATCACCAGTGCATCGGACGACGATCTGGATCGTGCCGACTAGCAGGGGCGTCTATATCCGGTCCGTCTACGTGAAGGGACGCTGGTATCAGGAGGCGCTGGCGAATCGAAACGTCACAATCCGGGTCGGCCGGCGCAAAGTGGCGGCCCGAGTCCAGCGCGTGAGCGACGGTTCGCTGATTCGTGCCGTCAATGCCGGCATCCGTGAGAAATACGGCGAGCGCTGGCCCAACGATGCCCGATCGTTCGTGCGGCTCTCGAGACGGCACACCACCCTGCGCCTTACCCCGCAGTAGCGAAACGGCTGGCCGCGTCAGTCGCTAGCTCCGGATCTGACGCGGCCCCTCACCGTCGATCGGCGCTAGCTCGCGGGCGCCGCCTCATGGATCGCGGGCGCCGCGAGTCGGGGCGCAGCGCGGCGCCAGAAGCGCGCGACGTTTATCGTGAAGAGCGCGCGACGGGCGGCCCTCCGCTCCCTCAGCACCTCATTGACCTGGTGAATCCGTTCCGCGTCGCGAAGCATGTCGCTCATTCTCGCCTGGCTCATCATGTCCAGTTGATTCATCCCGTACATCTCAGTCCTCCAGCAGCGTTTTCTCGACGGCAGCAGCATATGACTCGGGCCGTTGCGGAGAGATGTCGCCCGTCACCACCGAGCTGTGTCGTTTGACACTGTCCCTTGACGGTGGGTGACCTGAGGGTCATCATCGGCCGGTAGGCGGCGGAGCATCGGGGGAGGAGACAATGGCGTCAGTCTGGGACCAAGTCTCGGAAGCTGTGTCGGTCGCGAGCTACCGGCCGCGGCTGCGTGGGGATTTGACCTGGGCGCGCCTCAAGAGCCGGCGTGGCGCCCCGTACACCATACTGGCGGACCGGCCGCGGCTCTACTTGCGATTAGGTCCGCACGACGACTTTCTGGCCAGCCGCATGGACGGGAGCCGCCGGGTTTCTGATCTCGTCATCGAGTATTTCCGCCGCTTCGGCCGGTTCGGTTTCGACCGGATTGCCACCCTGGTGGCCGACCTGCGGCATGCCGGATTTCTGGTGGATCCCCCGTCCGATGTCTACCAGACACTCAAGGGCCGGCTGCAACCCGAAGCGCCGCCGAAGCGGGGTGGTCGATGGGAGGGTACGGCGTTGCGCCTCCGCCTGCCACTCCGCGGGATCGATCCGGTCGTTGGGCGGCTGCACGACCGCCTCCGATGGATTTTCACCCGACCGGCGCTGGCGCTGACAGTAGCGATCGCCGTCAGCGGGTTGGTCGCGTTCGTCGCCGAGATCCGGGCCGGCCATGATCCCTTTGCGCCGATCGCCAACTCGGGTGTCGCCGGCTTGATCGGATTGGTGCTCGCCTTCTACGTCGTCGTCTTCGTCCACGAGACCGCCCATGCCGCGACCGCCAAGCACTTCGGACGGCGAGTGGATGAAGGCGGCTTCATGCTCTACTACTTCATTCCGGCCTTCTACGTCAATGTCACCGACGCCTGGCTGGAGCCCTGGTACCGCCGCGTCGCCATCTTCTGGGCCGGGCCGTACTCCGGCTTCGTCCTTGCCGGGCTGTGCTCGCTGCTGGTCGCGTTCGTCCCGGGACCGGCCCTGGTGATGACCGTCCTCTTCAAGATCGCGGTCGCCGCCTACATCAACAATCTGGTGAACCTGATGCCGCTGCTCTTGCTGGACGGCTACTGGATCCTCGAAGAGTGGGTTGAAACCCCCGGCCTTCGGCAGAAAGCGCTGAATTTCGTCCGCGGTCCGCTCTGGCATCGGCTGCTCGACCGCAAGCGCCTGAACCGGAGGGAGGCGTTCTACGCGGTCTTCGGTTCCCTCTGTGCTGTCTACTCGTTCTTATCCATCTATCTGGCCTTCTTCTGGTGGGGACGCCGGTTGAGACCGATCTTGCGCCCGCT contains:
- a CDS encoding antibiotic biosynthesis monooxygenase, with the translated sequence MAGQIVRVWKGYGTQAGVDRYCDEHFPSSVLPHLRTMDGFVDARVLTRPGRNETELVVATIWDSIDAVKAFAGDDYEHAVVEPVVRDLLNRFDDRATHFTVALAASTR
- the leuS gene encoding leucine--tRNA ligase yields the protein MARTVTPVYDPQAIEPKWREAWKKAGLFRVTEDSSKAKFYNLVMFPYPSGPLHMGHFRNYVIGDAFARYKVMRGFNVLNPFGWDAFGLPAENAAIQSGIPPRVSIEGNIAISKHELEIMGVLYAWEREVTTCNEDYYRWTQWLFLKFMEMGIAYKQKAWVNWCPKDNTVLANEQIVNGVCWRCGTKPTKIELEQWFFRITAFAQRLLDDLSKLDRWPERVKVMQANWIGRSEGADLDFAVEGNGRLQVFTTRPDTVFGATFMVIAPEHELVRKIVTPEQRAAVDAYIERTKAETEIERLSTEHEKTGVFTGADAINPFTNERIPIWIADYVLATYGTGAIMGVPAHDARDFEFARKYQLPIREVISATPKPSARALEAAFETYDGFLVNSGPYSGLRVKDGTTKIIAEAERRGIGKGTVIYRLRDWLVSRQRYWGVPIPIIYCPDHGIVTVPYDQLPVRLPENVAFRSDGQNPLLHTPSFVNTTCPKCGKPSRRETDTMDTFVDSSWYFLRYADPNNDALPFDKRKADHWMPVEQYTGGIEHAILHLLYSRFFMKALFDAGMVSVDEPFMALFTQGMIHRNGAVMSKSKGNGITPDYIVENYGADTGRVYELFIGPPDQDAEWNDRGVDGVARFLNRVWRLVLGEEDEVVAGAPAVSSRDLMRKLHETIDKVTHDVDAFHFNTAISALMELANRMQDYLQGGGQRDDAWEATALGMTRLLGPFAPHLSEELWQRQGGEGLLVFQPWPEVDASLLRRPQVTIVVQVDGRLRDRIEMPAGAAQADAQERALRSANVARALNGRRLARAVYVPDRLINLVTE
- a CDS encoding TadE family protein, yielding MKRRRRQSGQALIEYAFLMVLLATITFAVVILAGAQLQGAFNDVTYEFNHLTDTSTLAPDGTTILSPGVTPGAGSCESGQHSELRGHKWKCRQDN
- a CDS encoding cyclic nucleotide-binding domain-containing protein; amino-acid sequence: MASVWDQVSEAVSVASYRPRLRGDLTWARLKSRRGAPYTILADRPRLYLRLGPHDDFLASRMDGSRRVSDLVIEYFRRFGRFGFDRIATLVADLRHAGFLVDPPSDVYQTLKGRLQPEAPPKRGGRWEGTALRLRLPLRGIDPVVGRLHDRLRWIFTRPALALTVAIAVSGLVAFVAEIRAGHDPFAPIANSGVAGLIGLVLAFYVVVFVHETAHAATAKHFGRRVDEGGFMLYYFIPAFYVNVTDAWLEPWYRRVAIFWAGPYSGFVLAGLCSLLVAFVPGPALVMTVLFKIAVAAYINNLVNLMPLLLLDGYWILEEWVETPGLRQKALNFVRGPLWHRLLDRKRLNRREAFYAVFGSLCAVYSFLSIYLAFFWWGRRLRPILRPLWATPGLLAKLVLVVVIAVVAVPLGIRLGRQLWRYQRAIRQAPAAARQALQALRVRDRLRLLQGLGFLRTLPAASMERLAKAAGIRDVAEGGTIVRQGERGDEFFVIAQGEAVVLVREAGDDTMVERKGAGDFFGERALLGSGIRQASVKAVTPMRLLVFEQRAFWNELGGVVAWESQVRKALQERERLRAVPLFSEATPRQLDLLAVKLVVHGFHHGDTVMRQGDSGDAFYIIREGQVDVLARANGRSRRISVLGPGDYFGEIALLRDQPRTATIRAKSDGSAWRLERQDFRDLLGRYLELDAQLAGIADARVPRGHSVAGAA
- a CDS encoding DNA-3-methyladenine glycosylase 2 family protein, which gives rise to MTDKPLAALKASDPKMARLIEATEPVDATAWRRARPLGNPFSVLVYSIIGQQISGFAARAIAGRLTERFGDRMPSPAELLALDPSDLKSVGLSQRKVEYLRSLAEHIISGELQVDHLDRLSDDEVRAQITASRGLGRWTADMFLLINLERPDVLPIGDLGIRSAVQRLCRLDHLPTPGEVDAIGEKWRPNRSLASLYLWASTRQAPKPAKAAKPVRQSRPTRRSPSRRTAD
- a CDS encoding HIT domain-containing protein — encoded protein: MQHLWAPWRMEFIKGPKPLGCFFCEAAAADGSHDAELLVVARGELALAILNRYPYNNGHLMIAPNAHLASIEDLPAATANEVMALTQRALRVLRQVLSPQGFNLGINAGKTAGAGVADHVHQHVVPRWDGDTNFMPIVADTKLLNESLTVSYQQLRAGFDRLS
- a CDS encoding ComEA family DNA-binding protein produces the protein MWRAAGRGWLYRHDWQVAAALAVAILGAVGFMLWPRPLPVAVAPTAISANDVEAAQEKTVIVYVTGAVRNPGLYTLVATLRVSDAIVAAGGLTENADPACQPNLAAHLKDSMQVVVPPAGHCAKAKKAKLDINTATREQLLQVPGMDAALADAIIRFRQDYGSFTALTELKSAMGLDAATYKQLAKILMVN
- a CDS encoding DUF2255 family protein — encoded protein: MRATSTDLLRRLAESDEIEIETRRDSKSPVHRTTIWIVPTSRGVYIRSVYVKGRWYQEALANRNVTIRVGRRKVAARVQRVSDGSLIRAVNAGIREKYGERWPNDARSFVRLSRRHTTLRLTPQ
- a CDS encoding ComEC/Rec2 family competence protein, whose translation is MLTGWTVGVMAAVLLSPLRVWLALAAGLAGAVALIDRRLALLAGLSLAAFLMGAGRATLAPTVALPAEFAGQTVSVSGIVDDDPVERKASRRLVVRLDHVLTGAGQTPAGWRIEAIVYGMTPVSYGDVVLLSGEIQVPPRFEQFDYRAYLAEQGIAGVMPSARLVRVTSHGGDALHAGLLAIRHAVIDAVDRALPEPQAALLLGVVFGYRAALPPVLQQQMIASGLIHIVVISGLKVSLLARIVHQTLGRVAPRAAPLIAVGAMSAYALLAGASAAALRAAAMGILVVIAGRLRRDSHVFVSLAFTAAVMLALKPALAADVSFQLSFAGTIGIAAMTDRIAARLAWIPPVLRDPFAATIAAEAATWPLMLANFHQLSLIGPVANALVLPLLPAVMMVGGAGALLGSLLAAAGWPLLQAAGLITSWYGVVIESLGSLPIAAITMPYFPGRWLAAAMVVNGGALAGVKLRQFFWRQRVWAVLGAAGIATVALLLIRPDGRVHVYALDVGTGSAVLVRTANGHQLLIDAGPDADKLAQAMGRALPPTARTIDTWLITGGRRVNLAAAAAVLGRFQIGSMVIADPDPWSATLRALVQQAQSSGIPVVSGNQPVAFDGVTMSLASDGRSWLIADGQALLAVVPPETSWSSLPAGVGGAIFTSGGPAVWQGPGQGFSVIQVSSSSRDGLPVRAFLRALTGAALYRTDRVGTVELIETGGAFSAAP
- the msrA gene encoding peptide-methionine (S)-S-oxide reductase MsrA; this translates as MARVSPEQFADPVVDAALADKAGQGRAILAGGCFWCVEAVYKNLEGVSSVKSGYAGGTKETADYETVSSGTTDHAESVEVVYDPSRISYGQILKVFFAIAHDPTQLNRQGPDTGRQYRSAIFYTDSEQQRVAQAYIDQLNKAHVFDQPIVTEVVPLEAFYQAETYHQDYAARNPLNPYIVFNAQPKVRKLRSYQEAKEKIGKR